One region of Streptomyces rishiriensis genomic DNA includes:
- a CDS encoding GH1 family beta-glucosidase, producing MSIDFAALPQDFLWGTATSAYQIEGAVAEDGRSPSIWDTFSHTPGKIAGDDHGDVACDHYHRWREDIGLMRQLGANAYRLSIAWPRVVPGGDGPVNLRGLDFYDKLIDGLLEADITPSVTLYHWDLPQALQDRGGWPERDTAEHFAAYASVVAERLGDRVTHWATLNEPLCSAWIGHLEGKMAPGFTDLTAAVRASYHLLLGHGLAVQAIRAAVPRAEVGIVNNLSTVHPATDRPEDVAAARRMDGHTNRWWLDPVHGRGFPADMREVYGVELPEQPGDLATIAAPLDWLGLNYYFPATVSDDPDGPAPHARSVRRDGVPRTGMDWEVDPSGIETLLLRLTEEYGARRLYVTENGSAYPDIVRPDGTVDDPERQAYLTGHLAACASAARKGAPLAGYFAWSLLDNFEWAYGYDKRFGLVHVDYRTQARTIKGTGRHYAEIIRRHREGVAKAA from the coding sequence GTGAGCATCGACTTCGCCGCCCTGCCCCAGGACTTCCTGTGGGGAACCGCCACCTCGGCGTACCAGATCGAGGGAGCCGTGGCGGAGGACGGCCGCTCGCCGTCGATCTGGGACACCTTCTCGCACACACCCGGAAAGATCGCGGGCGACGACCACGGTGATGTCGCCTGCGACCACTACCACCGCTGGCGCGAGGACATCGGCCTGATGCGCCAACTGGGTGCCAACGCCTATCGGTTGTCGATCGCATGGCCCCGTGTGGTGCCCGGCGGCGACGGTCCGGTGAACCTCAGGGGCCTCGACTTCTACGACAAGTTGATCGACGGTCTGCTGGAGGCGGACATCACCCCGTCCGTCACCCTCTACCACTGGGACCTTCCTCAGGCGCTCCAGGACCGCGGCGGCTGGCCCGAGCGGGACACCGCCGAGCACTTCGCCGCGTACGCGTCGGTCGTCGCCGAACGGCTGGGCGACCGCGTCACCCACTGGGCGACCCTGAACGAACCCCTGTGCTCGGCCTGGATCGGCCACCTCGAAGGCAAGATGGCACCCGGCTTCACGGACCTGACGGCGGCGGTCCGCGCCTCCTACCACCTGCTCCTCGGCCACGGACTCGCCGTCCAGGCCATCCGGGCGGCGGTCCCGCGCGCCGAGGTGGGCATCGTCAACAACCTCTCCACCGTCCACCCCGCCACCGACCGGCCCGAGGACGTGGCCGCCGCCCGCCGCATGGACGGCCACACCAACCGCTGGTGGCTCGACCCGGTACACGGTCGGGGCTTCCCGGCCGACATGCGCGAGGTGTACGGCGTGGAACTCCCGGAACAGCCGGGCGACCTGGCGACGATCGCCGCACCGCTGGACTGGCTGGGTCTCAACTACTACTTCCCGGCCACGGTGAGCGACGACCCCGACGGGCCCGCCCCGCACGCCCGTTCCGTCCGCCGGGACGGTGTCCCGCGCACCGGCATGGACTGGGAGGTCGACCCGAGCGGCATCGAGACACTGCTGCTGCGTCTGACCGAGGAGTACGGAGCGCGTCGGCTGTACGTCACGGAAAACGGTTCCGCGTATCCGGACATCGTCCGCCCCGACGGCACCGTCGACGACCCCGAGCGTCAGGCCTACCTGACCGGCCACCTCGCCGCCTGCGCCTCCGCCGCACGCAAGGGCGCCCCCCTGGCCGGCTACTTCGCCTGGTCCCTGCTGGACAACTTCGAGTGGGCGTACGGCTACGACAAGCGTTTCGGCCTCGTCCACGTCGACTACCGGACGCAGGCCCGCACGATCAAGGGCACCGGTCGCCACTATGCGGAGATCATCCGCCGGCACCGGGAAGGGGTGGCGAAAGCCGCCTGA
- a CDS encoding carbohydrate ABC transporter permease — MAPPRSFLWSRRVFLTLLTGFVLLPVYVMVSSSLKPLADVTGEFRWLPSGLTIRPYIDIWSTVPLARYFVNSLVVAGAATVCSVVIAVFSAYAVSRYDFRGKRAFTVTVLSTQMFPGILFLLPLFLLYVNIGNATGIALFGSRGGLILTYLTFSLPFSIWMLIGYFDSVPRDLDEAALVDGCGPLGALFRIVVPAAIPGIVAVAVYAFMTAWGEVLFASVMTNDTTRTLAVGLQGYSTLNDVYWNQIMAASLVVSVPVVAGFLLLQRYLVAGLTAGAVK; from the coding sequence ATGGCACCACCGCGTTCGTTCCTCTGGTCCCGGCGGGTCTTCCTCACCCTGCTCACCGGCTTCGTGCTGTTGCCGGTGTACGTGATGGTTTCCAGCTCGCTGAAACCGCTTGCCGACGTCACCGGCGAGTTCCGCTGGCTGCCCAGCGGTCTGACGATCCGCCCGTACATCGACATCTGGTCGACGGTCCCGCTCGCCAGGTATTTCGTGAACTCGCTGGTCGTGGCGGGCGCGGCGACGGTCTGCTCCGTGGTGATCGCCGTGTTCAGCGCCTATGCGGTAAGCCGTTACGACTTCCGTGGGAAACGGGCCTTCACGGTCACCGTGCTGTCGACGCAGATGTTTCCCGGCATCCTCTTCCTCCTCCCGCTGTTCCTGCTGTACGTCAACATCGGCAACGCCACCGGCATCGCGCTGTTCGGCTCGCGCGGCGGCCTGATCCTGACATATCTGACCTTCTCCCTCCCGTTCTCCATCTGGATGCTGATCGGATACTTCGACTCGGTGCCGCGCGATCTCGACGAGGCGGCTCTGGTCGACGGCTGCGGTCCGCTCGGCGCGCTCTTCCGGATCGTCGTACCGGCCGCGATCCCCGGCATCGTGGCGGTCGCCGTCTACGCCTTCATGACCGCCTGGGGCGAGGTGCTGTTCGCCTCCGTCATGACCAACGACACCACCCGCACGCTCGCCGTCGGACTCCAGGGCTACTCCACCCTCAACGACGTCTACTGGAACCAGATCATGGCCGCCTCGCTGGTCGTCAGCGTGCCGGTGGTGGCCGGCTTCCTGCTGCTCCAGCGGTATCTCGTCGCCGGACTGACGGCCGGAGCCGTGAAGTGA
- a CDS encoding discoidin domain-containing protein: MSPRTARTPRTVLTAVAALALLSAGPALVAPGAAAAPAAEAPAWDADRAAAAYAASAAAVTASGSENGGTAPGLAFDGNAATRWSSNFADDAWIRLDLGTTIRVDRVVLDWEAAYGKRYVLEVSKNGTDWTPFYTETAGTGGTVTAHTYPQEATGRYLRLRGLERATPYGYSLYSLKVFGGEPAPASTSRSNLALNHPAYTNYYQHAGGSPAFVTDGGHPANLKDDATRWSSDWNADRWVAVDLGATSTIDTVELYWEAAYAVDYQLQVSDDNRTWRTVYQPSAAEVAARRANVKSPSEAVGLRDSVRLSQPATGRYVRMLGKERRSFYNPAPATAQFGYSLYEFEVWGTGGSASAAYPALSGEQQGTYRTAFFDDFTTASLDRSKWRVVRTGTEMGSVNGEAQAYVDSTENVRTENGALVLRAKYCKGCTQAGGTYDFTSGRVDTHTRFDFTYGRVSARMKLPVGDGFWPAFWLLGSDVDDPSVSWPASGETDIMENIGYADWTSSALHGPGYSADGNIGARQTYPSGGRADAWHTYAVEWTPTGMRFSVDDRLVQETTRNKLESTRGQWVFGHNQYVILNLALGGAYPAGWNQVTSPYWGLPQSSVDRIAGGGVQAEVDWVRVEQKG, translated from the coding sequence ATGTCACCACGCACCGCTCGCACTCCCCGTACCGTCCTGACCGCCGTGGCCGCCCTGGCGCTGCTGAGCGCGGGTCCGGCCCTCGTCGCACCGGGCGCGGCCGCGGCGCCCGCCGCAGAGGCACCCGCCTGGGACGCCGACCGCGCCGCGGCCGCGTACGCCGCGAGCGCGGCTGCCGTCACCGCCTCCGGCAGCGAGAACGGCGGCACCGCCCCCGGACTCGCCTTCGACGGCAACGCCGCCACCCGCTGGTCCAGCAACTTCGCCGACGACGCCTGGATCCGGCTCGACCTCGGTACCACGATCCGCGTCGACCGCGTCGTCCTGGACTGGGAGGCCGCCTACGGCAAGCGTTACGTCCTGGAGGTGTCGAAGAACGGCACCGACTGGACGCCCTTCTACACGGAGACCGCCGGCACCGGGGGAACGGTCACCGCGCACACGTATCCCCAGGAGGCGACAGGCCGCTACCTGCGTCTGCGCGGCCTGGAACGCGCCACGCCGTACGGCTACTCGCTCTACTCCCTCAAGGTCTTCGGCGGCGAACCGGCCCCCGCCTCCACGTCGCGTTCCAACCTCGCCCTGAACCACCCGGCCTACACGAACTACTACCAACACGCGGGCGGTTCACCGGCGTTCGTCACGGACGGTGGCCACCCGGCCAACCTGAAGGACGACGCCACCCGCTGGTCGAGCGACTGGAACGCGGACCGCTGGGTCGCCGTCGATCTCGGCGCGACGTCGACGATCGACACCGTCGAGCTCTACTGGGAGGCGGCCTACGCCGTCGACTACCAACTCCAGGTCTCCGACGACAACCGCACCTGGCGCACGGTGTACCAGCCGTCGGCGGCGGAGGTCGCCGCCCGCCGCGCGAACGTCAAGTCCCCGTCGGAGGCGGTGGGTCTGCGCGACAGCGTAAGACTCTCCCAGCCCGCCACCGGCCGTTACGTCCGCATGCTGGGCAAGGAGCGCCGCTCCTTCTACAACCCGGCACCCGCCACCGCCCAGTTCGGCTACTCCCTCTACGAGTTCGAGGTCTGGGGCACCGGCGGAAGCGCCTCCGCCGCCTACCCCGCCCTCTCCGGCGAGCAACAGGGCACGTACCGGACGGCGTTCTTCGACGACTTCACCACCGCCTCCCTCGACCGCTCCAAGTGGCGGGTGGTACGCACCGGAACGGAAATGGGCTCCGTCAACGGTGAGGCACAGGCGTACGTCGACTCCACCGAGAACGTCCGCACCGAGAACGGCGCCCTCGTCCTGCGGGCCAAGTACTGCAAGGGCTGCACCCAGGCAGGTGGCACCTACGACTTCACCTCCGGCCGCGTGGACACCCACACCAGGTTCGACTTCACCTACGGACGGGTCAGCGCCCGGATGAAGCTGCCCGTCGGCGACGGCTTCTGGCCCGCCTTCTGGCTGCTGGGCAGCGATGTCGACGACCCTTCCGTGTCCTGGCCGGCCTCCGGCGAGACCGACATCATGGAGAACATCGGCTACGCCGACTGGACCAGCTCCGCCCTGCACGGCCCCGGCTACTCGGCGGACGGCAACATCGGCGCCCGCCAGACCTACCCGAGCGGCGGCCGCGCCGACGCCTGGCACACGTACGCGGTCGAGTGGACGCCGACCGGCATGCGCTTCTCCGTCGACGACCGCCTCGTCCAGGAGACGACCCGCAACAAGCTGGAGTCCACCCGTGGCCAGTGGGTCTTCGGCCACAACCAGTACGTGATCCTCAACCTCGCCCTCGGCGGCGCGTACCCGGCGGGCTGGAACCAGGTGACCAGCCCTTACTGGGGCCTGCCGCAGTCGAGCGTGGACCGGATCGCCGGCGGGGGAGTGCAGGCGGAGGTGGACTGGGTGCGGGTGGAGCAGAAGGGATAG
- a CDS encoding carbohydrate ABC transporter permease, whose protein sequence is MTITTEVEKPPARPGTGRAPRPRPGRIRRIGLPYLLLLPALILELLVHLVPMVIGIVMSFKELTQFYIRDWGTAPWSGLDNYRVSVDFDAPVGEALLHSFLVTVGFTLLSVGLCWLIGTAAAIFMQDTFRGRGLLRALFLVPYALPVYAAVITWVFMFQHDNGLVNHVLHDQLHLTDKPSFWLIGDNSFYALLTVSVWKGWPFAFLIVMAGLQNIPGELYEAAALDGAGMWQQIRRITLPSLGAVNQVLVLVLFLWTFNDFNTPFVLFGRAAPEAADLISVHIYQASFVTWNFGTGSAMSVLLLLFLLAVTGVYLAVTSRGRRASHAR, encoded by the coding sequence ATGACCATCACCACCGAGGTCGAAAAGCCTCCGGCACGTCCTGGCACCGGCCGGGCCCCGCGCCCGCGCCCCGGCCGGATCCGCCGTATCGGACTGCCCTACCTGCTGCTCCTGCCCGCCCTGATCCTCGAACTCCTCGTTCACCTGGTGCCGATGGTGATCGGCATCGTGATGAGCTTCAAGGAGCTCACCCAGTTCTACATCCGCGACTGGGGCACGGCCCCCTGGTCCGGCCTCGACAACTACCGGGTGTCGGTGGACTTCGACGCTCCCGTCGGCGAGGCCCTGCTGCACTCGTTCCTCGTCACCGTCGGCTTCACCCTGCTCTCGGTGGGGCTGTGCTGGCTGATCGGCACCGCGGCGGCGATCTTCATGCAGGACACCTTCCGCGGCCGGGGGCTGCTGAGGGCGCTCTTCCTGGTGCCGTACGCCCTGCCGGTCTACGCGGCCGTGATCACCTGGGTGTTCATGTTCCAGCATGACAACGGCCTGGTGAACCACGTCCTGCACGATCAGCTGCACCTCACCGACAAGCCCTCCTTCTGGCTGATCGGCGACAACAGTTTCTACGCGTTGCTCACCGTCTCGGTGTGGAAGGGCTGGCCGTTCGCCTTCCTCATCGTGATGGCCGGCCTGCAGAACATCCCCGGCGAGCTCTACGAGGCGGCCGCCCTGGACGGTGCGGGCATGTGGCAGCAGATCCGCCGCATCACCCTTCCGTCCCTGGGCGCGGTCAACCAGGTCCTGGTCCTGGTTCTGTTCCTCTGGACGTTCAACGACTTCAACACGCCGTTCGTGCTGTTCGGCAGGGCAGCTCCGGAAGCCGCGGATCTCATCTCGGTCCACATCTACCAAGCGTCCTTCGTGACCTGGAACTTCGGCACGGGTTCGGCGATGTCGGTCCTGCTGCTGCTCTTCCTGCTGGCCGTGACGGGCGTCTACCTGGCCGTCACCTCGCGCGGACGGAGGGCCTCGCATGCCCGCTGA